DNA from Triticum aestivum cultivar Chinese Spring chromosome 7D, IWGSC CS RefSeq v2.1, whole genome shotgun sequence:
CCGGCCCGGCTTCGAAAAAAAAACATGCAGTTGGAGAGACGTACGTACCTTGTGCAGGAAATCGTCCGGGCTGCCGATATCGTAGAGGAGGCCGATCACGGCAGCCTTGTTCTCGGCGCTGAGGTGAACCATGTGGAGCTCCAGGCTGTACCGGCGGCCGTTTAGGCGGTGCTCGCTGGGGGAGTGCCAGTGCACCTGACTGAGGTGGTAAAGGGTGTCGTTGATCCACAAGCTCCCGGCGTCGCCGTGGAACATCACCGCGATGTCGTGGCCGCGGTTGACGATGGAGGCCTTGGCGGGGGCGTAGGCGGTGATGAGGTAGCCGAGGTGGGGCGCGCGCGAGGCACGGCGGTCGGAGAGGTGGATGGGCGACTGCATCCTCCCCGTGCCGCACGTCGCCCACTCCTCCTTGATCTTGCCCCAGTTCTCCGGCCCGTTCTTGGCTCCGCGGACGTAGCTGAACTCCGATTCATCGTCTGCATGCAAGAGATGTACGTACGTTCGTACTCGTTAGGAATTAATCAATGGCGGAAGAGTTAATCTATAGAAGATTTCCGCTCACCGATTTCT
Protein-coding regions in this window:
- the LOC123168919 gene encoding alpha carbonic anhydrase 7 isoform X2 → MRSARHLHLPVWALLLLLHFLAFVPAARAQQEIDDESEFSYVRGAKNGPENWGKIKEEWATCGTGRMQSPIHLSDRRASRAPHLGYLITAYAPAKASIVNRGHDIAVMFHGDAGSLWINDTLYHLSQVHWHSPSEHRLNGRRYSLELHMVHLSAENKAAVIGLLYDIGSPDDFLHKLEPYLRRMADMKEKEEKVGVVDSWVARGDGEAYYRYMGSLTTPACDEGVIWTVIKRVATVSSDQLKLLTDAVHDGFEMNARPLQKVNGRDIGLFCPDDDHERYYAAADH